One window from the genome of Streptomyces sp. WZ-12 encodes:
- a CDS encoding serine/threonine-protein kinase produces MRPVGSKYLLEEPLGRGATGTVWRARQRETAGAEAAVPGEPGETVAIKVLKEELASDADVVMRFLRERSVLLRLTHPNIVRTRDLVVEGDLLALVMDLVDGPDLHRYLRDNGPFSPVAAALLTAQVADALAASHADGVVHRDLKPANVLLAGSDGSGEMHPMLTDFGIARLADSPGLTRTHEFVGTPAYVAPESAEGRPQTSAVDIYGAGILLYELLTGRPPFGGATALEVLHKHLGEEPQRPASVPGPMWTIVERCLRKRPEERPSAENLARGLRTVAAGIGANATPEQARAALGVAALLVPDPDPATVPGTGEGQGTGDAAPTQVLPTNAASYDPGAATSVLPSTGGPAPTRAMPPVPPMPAGMPMAGPQEPQGPHPWESQLRAARDRNDQTQVQYLDPQDDPLRRRPQRRPAPAPAPYAGQQGGYPQQRPPAPQRRQEPPPQRYEPAPPPAREPRPPREPRRRSANPMRIPGLGCLKGCLFTVLLLFVAGWLVWEFTPLQQWIGTGRSFFEQVGHVFSQIQHFVQKLGG; encoded by the coding sequence GTGCGGCCGGTAGGCAGCAAGTACCTGCTTGAGGAGCCGCTGGGACGCGGCGCCACGGGCACCGTCTGGCGTGCCCGCCAGAGGGAGACGGCCGGCGCCGAGGCCGCCGTCCCGGGGGAGCCCGGCGAAACGGTTGCGATCAAGGTCCTCAAGGAGGAGCTGGCGTCCGACGCGGACGTGGTGATGCGCTTCCTACGGGAGCGCTCGGTCCTGCTGCGGCTCACCCACCCCAACATCGTCCGGACCCGCGACCTGGTCGTCGAGGGCGACCTGCTGGCGCTCGTCATGGACCTGGTCGACGGCCCCGACCTGCACCGCTACCTCCGCGACAACGGCCCGTTCAGCCCGGTGGCGGCCGCCCTGCTCACCGCGCAGGTCGCCGACGCGCTGGCCGCCAGCCACGCCGACGGCGTCGTCCACCGCGACCTCAAGCCGGCCAACGTCCTGCTCGCCGGCTCGGACGGCAGCGGCGAGATGCACCCGATGTTGACCGACTTCGGCATCGCGAGGTTGGCGGACTCCCCGGGGCTGACCCGCACGCACGAGTTCGTCGGCACCCCCGCCTACGTGGCGCCGGAGTCCGCCGAGGGCCGCCCGCAGACCTCCGCGGTGGACATCTACGGCGCCGGCATCCTGCTCTACGAGCTGCTGACCGGCCGCCCGCCGTTCGGCGGCGCGACCGCCCTGGAGGTGCTGCACAAGCACCTGGGCGAGGAGCCGCAGCGCCCCGCCTCGGTTCCCGGGCCGATGTGGACGATCGTCGAGCGCTGTCTGCGCAAGCGCCCCGAGGAGCGGCCCAGCGCCGAGAACCTCGCCCGCGGGCTGCGCACCGTCGCGGCCGGCATCGGCGCCAACGCCACCCCCGAGCAGGCCCGGGCGGCGCTGGGCGTCGCCGCGCTGCTCGTCCCGGACCCGGACCCGGCCACCGTTCCCGGCACCGGCGAGGGCCAGGGGACGGGCGACGCGGCGCCCACCCAGGTGCTGCCGACCAACGCGGCCTCCTACGACCCCGGTGCGGCGACCAGCGTGCTGCCGTCCACCGGGGGCCCCGCGCCCACCCGGGCCATGCCGCCGGTGCCCCCGATGCCGGCGGGCATGCCCATGGCCGGCCCCCAGGAGCCCCAGGGGCCGCACCCCTGGGAGTCCCAACTGCGCGCCGCCCGGGACCGCAACGACCAGACCCAGGTGCAGTACCTGGACCCGCAGGACGACCCGTTGCGCCGTCGCCCGCAGCGCCGCCCGGCGCCCGCCCCGGCCCCGTACGCCGGCCAGCAGGGCGGCTACCCGCAGCAGCGCCCGCCGGCCCCGCAGCGCCGCCAGGAGCCGCCGCCGCAGCGCTATGAGCCGGCCCCGCCGCCCGCCCGGGAGCCCCGGCCCCCGCGCGAGCCGCGCCGGCGCAGCGCCAACCCGATGCGGATCCCCGGCCTGGGCTGCCTGAAGGGCTGTCTGTTCACGGTGCTGCTGCTGTTCGTGGCGGGCTGGCTGGTCTGGGAGTTCACCCCGCTCCAGCAGTGGATCGGCACCGGCCGGAGCTTCTTCGAGCAGGTCGGGCACGTCTTCAGCCAGATCCAGCACTTCGTACAGAAGCTCGGCGGCTGA
- a CDS encoding carbohydrate ABC transporter permease has product MRAGVGVGPRRVAKPRVGVAAVFLLPALVVLGALVVYPIGFSVYRSLFDASGNGFVGLGNYGAMFSDEAIRTALGNTVVWVVVAPAVSTALGLVFAVLTERVRWGTAFKLVVFMPMAISMLAAGIIFRLVYDQDPQRGVANAVWVAVHDTFAKPAPFPGAKPRPGADLRPSGGGAFSTRSVARAGTSVNLPLVAVQPSDVRGARQAVLARPRPGKVTGTAWLDFTRGGGGRPNVIDPGERALAGLTVQAVRGGRVVASAVTGAEGTYVLPAEAAGAQLRLPAANFAAAYNGVDWLGPALVTPAIIGSYVWMWAGFAMVLIAAGLAGVPRELLEAARVDGAGEWQVFRRIMVPLLAPVLVVVLVTLMINVLKIFDLVYVIAPGSSLRSANVLALQLFQSSFGTDVDEGLGSAIAVFLLVLVAPVMYVNLRRMRKERRR; this is encoded by the coding sequence ATGAGGGCAGGGGTTGGGGTGGGGCCGCGGCGGGTGGCCAAGCCGCGGGTGGGGGTGGCGGCGGTGTTCCTGTTGCCGGCGTTGGTGGTGCTGGGGGCGCTGGTGGTGTATCCCATCGGGTTCTCGGTGTATCGGAGCCTGTTCGACGCGTCGGGCAACGGCTTTGTGGGGCTGGGGAATTACGGGGCGATGTTCTCGGACGAGGCCATCCGGACGGCGCTCGGGAACACGGTGGTCTGGGTGGTGGTGGCGCCGGCGGTGTCCACGGCGCTGGGGTTGGTCTTCGCGGTGCTGACCGAGCGGGTGCGGTGGGGCACGGCGTTCAAGCTGGTGGTGTTCATGCCGATGGCGATCTCGATGCTGGCGGCGGGGATCATCTTCCGGTTGGTGTACGACCAGGATCCGCAGCGGGGGGTGGCCAATGCGGTGTGGGTGGCGGTGCACGACACGTTCGCCAAGCCGGCGCCGTTTCCGGGGGCGAAGCCGCGGCCGGGTGCGGATCTGCGGCCGTCGGGCGGTGGGGCGTTCAGCACGCGGTCGGTGGCGCGGGCGGGAACGTCGGTGAATCTGCCGTTGGTGGCGGTGCAGCCGTCGGATGTGCGGGGGGCGCGGCAGGCGGTGCTCGCGCGTCCGCGGCCGGGGAAGGTCACCGGTACGGCGTGGCTGGATTTCACCCGTGGGGGTGGGGGGCGGCCGAACGTCATCGATCCGGGTGAGCGGGCGTTGGCGGGGCTGACGGTGCAGGCGGTGCGGGGCGGCCGGGTGGTGGCGTCGGCGGTGACGGGGGCGGAGGGGACGTATGTGTTGCCGGCGGAGGCGGCGGGGGCTCAACTGCGGTTGCCGGCGGCCAACTTCGCGGCGGCGTACAACGGGGTGGACTGGCTGGGGCCGGCGCTGGTCACACCGGCCATCATCGGGAGTTATGTGTGGATGTGGGCCGGTTTTGCGATGGTGTTGATCGCGGCGGGGCTGGCGGGGGTGCCTCGGGAGTTGTTGGAGGCGGCGCGGGTGGACGGGGCCGGTGAGTGGCAGGTGTTCCGCCGGATCATGGTGCCGTTGTTGGCGCCGGTGTTGGTGGTGGTGCTGGTGACGCTGATGATCAATGTGCTGAAGATCTTCGATCTGGTCTATGTGATCGCGCCGGGCTCCAGCCTGCGGTCGGCCAATGTGCTGGCGTTGCAGTTGTTCCAGTCGTCGTTCGGGACGGATGTGGACGAGGGGTTGGGCAGCGCGATCGCGGTGTTCCTCCTGGTGCTGGTGGCTCCGGTGATGTACGTGAATCTGCGCCGGATGCGGAAGGAGCGCCGCCGATGA
- a CDS encoding serine/threonine-protein kinase, protein MARKIGSRYTAHQILGRGSAGTVWLGEGPEGAVAIKLLREDLASDQELVGRFVQERAALLSLAHPRVVGVRDLVVDGADLALVMDLIRGTDLRTRLERERRLAPEAAVAIAADVADGLVAAHAARIVHRDVKPENVLLDMQGPLGPGGAHPALLTDFGIARLVDTPRRTLSQAQAGGTSGALRSTKVIGTPDYLAPEIIEGLPPRASVDVYALATVLYEMLAGFTPFGGGHPGAVLRRHVTESVAPLPGIPDELWQLLIQCLAKAPASRLRAPELAARLREILPDLAGIPPLDIDEPGDEQAADDPEGAPAGAHQEARYPATAPEGPPRGAVPLVQGATPDSNRETHTSMRVPEPDELAGGAHGTARTPRAAGERRAGSARHRSTPEAVRLRRIKLGVAAALVLVAAAVAGLLASGGDDAPRDLSPGVHLPHQDPPQQLPQDPRQAP, encoded by the coding sequence TTGGCACGGAAGATCGGCAGCCGGTACACCGCTCACCAGATCCTGGGGCGCGGCAGTGCCGGCACGGTATGGCTGGGCGAGGGGCCCGAAGGGGCCGTGGCCATCAAGCTGTTGCGCGAGGACCTCGCCTCCGACCAGGAGCTCGTCGGCCGCTTCGTGCAGGAGCGGGCGGCGCTGCTCAGCCTCGCGCACCCGCGCGTCGTCGGGGTCCGCGACCTCGTCGTCGACGGCGCCGACCTCGCGCTCGTCATGGACCTGATCCGCGGGACCGACCTGCGCACCCGTCTGGAGCGCGAGCGGCGGCTGGCCCCGGAGGCCGCCGTCGCCATCGCCGCCGACGTCGCCGACGGCCTGGTCGCCGCGCACGCCGCCCGGATCGTGCACCGCGACGTCAAGCCGGAGAACGTCCTTTTGGACATGCAGGGGCCACTCGGCCCCGGTGGCGCGCACCCCGCGTTGCTCACCGACTTCGGCATCGCGCGCCTGGTCGACACACCCCGCCGCACCCTCTCCCAGGCCCAGGCCGGGGGGACGTCCGGCGCGCTGCGCTCGACCAAGGTCATCGGCACCCCCGACTACCTCGCCCCGGAGATCATCGAGGGGCTGCCGCCGCGCGCCTCGGTGGACGTCTACGCGCTGGCGACCGTCCTGTACGAGATGCTCGCCGGCTTCACGCCCTTCGGGGGCGGCCACCCGGGCGCGGTGCTGCGCCGGCACGTCACCGAGAGCGTCGCCCCGCTGCCCGGCATCCCGGACGAGCTGTGGCAGTTGCTCATCCAGTGTCTGGCCAAGGCGCCCGCCTCCCGGTTGCGCGCCCCTGAACTGGCCGCCCGGTTGCGGGAGATCCTGCCGGACCTGGCCGGCATCCCGCCGCTGGACATCGACGAGCCCGGTGACGAGCAGGCGGCCGACGACCCGGAGGGCGCGCCCGCCGGCGCCCACCAGGAGGCGCGCTATCCGGCGACGGCCCCCGAGGGCCCGCCGCGCGGCGCGGTCCCCCTCGTCCAGGGCGCCACACCGGACTCCAACCGGGAGACGCACACCAGCATGCGGGTCCCCGAGCCGGACGAGCTGGCCGGCGGTGCGCACGGCACCGCCCGTACGCCGCGGGCCGCGGGGGAGCGCCGGGCGGGTTCGGCCCGGCACCGCTCCACCCCGGAGGCGGTGCGCCTGCGCCGGATCAAGCTGGGCGTGGCGGCCGCCCTGGTCCTGGTCGCGGCCGCGGTCGCCGGCCTGTTGGCCTCGGGGGGCGACGACGCACCGCGCGACCTCTCCCCCGGCGTGCACCTGCCGCACCAGGACCCGCCGCAGCAGCTACCGCAGGACCCGCGACAGGCCCCGTGA
- a CDS encoding class I SAM-dependent methyltransferase, translated as MTAVTADQSADQLPRPSRLSEVKGWFFTADQLLFDWFLRQQQDREVPGDLLELGAYMGKSAIFLGARLRPDERFTVCDLFDSPAEDASNSKEMAKSYATLTRRAFEANYLSFHEELPVIVQGLSSLVSEHVEADSVRFAHIDASHLYEHVHGDILAVRELLHDRGVVVMDDYRAEHCPGVAAATWQAVTGHGLRPICLTGTKFYGTWGDPEPYRSALLGWLAGRGDVWHEVQQVNGAPLVRLSAKGAKEPAHPVSRHRKSEAERKPAAAPVDQESAGAARSAAARPAGRPVVSAASGGVLRRVAVDVLPPIVTRALARARQRSRAARG; from the coding sequence ATGACTGCCGTTACCGCAGACCAGAGTGCCGACCAACTGCCGCGCCCCAGCCGGCTGTCCGAGGTCAAGGGGTGGTTCTTCACCGCCGATCAGCTCCTGTTCGACTGGTTCCTGCGCCAGCAGCAGGACCGGGAGGTGCCGGGCGACCTGCTCGAACTGGGTGCGTACATGGGCAAGAGCGCGATCTTCCTGGGGGCCCGGCTGCGCCCGGACGAGCGGTTCACGGTCTGCGACCTGTTCGACTCGCCGGCCGAGGACGCCTCCAACTCCAAGGAGATGGCGAAGTCGTACGCGACGCTGACCCGGCGGGCGTTCGAGGCCAACTACCTTTCGTTCCATGAGGAGTTGCCGGTCATCGTGCAGGGGTTGAGCTCGCTGGTGAGCGAGCACGTCGAGGCGGACAGCGTGCGGTTCGCGCACATCGACGCCTCGCATCTGTACGAGCACGTGCACGGCGACATCCTGGCGGTGCGGGAGCTGCTGCACGACCGGGGTGTGGTGGTGATGGACGACTACCGGGCCGAGCACTGCCCGGGGGTGGCCGCGGCGACCTGGCAGGCGGTGACGGGCCACGGGCTGCGGCCGATCTGTCTCACCGGCACCAAGTTCTACGGCACGTGGGGCGATCCGGAGCCGTACCGCAGCGCGCTGTTGGGGTGGCTGGCCGGCCGCGGTGACGTCTGGCACGAGGTGCAGCAGGTCAACGGTGCGCCGCTGGTGCGGCTGAGCGCCAAGGGGGCGAAGGAGCCGGCGCATCCGGTGTCGCGGCACCGGAAGTCGGAGGCCGAGCGGAAGCCGGCGGCGGCGCCGGTGGACCAGGAGTCGGCGGGGGCGGCCCGGTCGGCCGCGGCGCGTCCGGCCGGGCGTCCGGTGGTTTCCGCCGCGTCGGGCGGGGTGCTGCGCCGGGTCGCGGTGGACGTGCTGCCGCCGATCGTGACCCGGGCACTGGCGCGGGCCCGTCAGCGGTCGCGGGCGGCGCGCGGCTGA
- a CDS encoding FtsK/SpoIIIE domain-containing protein: MQIRLTVLGPRSGHTTRACDVLVTAPAGTALATVAGSLAAAVAGSGADVGTTGGSAPVVLYAGTERLDPQRAALGEPPLIDGAVLSLQGPGPAPAHGLPHGSAQLRVVSGPDAGGVHLLHGGQVRVGRSADADVPLDDPDVSRLHCAVTVEPDGAVYVADLRSTNGTAVDGTELGDLAVPLPPGVLLRVGESALRLQAPPRTPEVTLTATPDGEGHLRVVPGGIAPGAAATGETAAGVLYADAGRALDDGSGPTTAAPQALDPDGRFAGGSRRQETPLRGFPAPAPGDHRGTTDAPEGTDPHAPGQTVDGLFPPAAPATPRQGPAPTAYGPDATDAPGMAYGTGHPTAPTPPGTANGQEAAASYRTDTGAGFDTAPAGGQTHGGQQSLVPPDPAGTRKSGRRGGLGAWARRLAGGRPAAEEPQQEPAPQTAYRDAAGTAPADDQDRPAAEPPSAPSAPAAHDRWPDAAGILLTALGPGPRLWERGPDHPDAFTIRLGTAERDGGRTAAPVAVELRRAGALGLAGPRERLVGLARSAAAQVAALHSPGALEIVLISTDRARPVEERVADWSWLGWLPHVRPARGQDCRLLLAYDKEQAAARTAELVRRLDDGPLGPGWPSAERAEVAAVAARHQGPHTLLIVDGDPGSSALRETTARLAAGGPAAGVHVLCLAETPAASPAFPLAATYEAARAASPAFGECGAVAVLSGDVATALRVIQPGSGPNGTVATVDAVSAAWAERFARALAPLREAEASGRPGGPTAPRAAIPLPESARLLDELGLARATPASLMARWAAAQDTDRPGAAAVLGAGPHGPVVADLAADGAHLLVEGAPATGKTELLRSLAASLAAADRPDRLSVVLVDGTGSERGEGLRACTELPHVTTHLAASDPVRMREFAQALSSELKRRAEILAGTPFSEWRTKHLPAPRIIAPRRSTEGSSAPTPSPFPTATASASTPPPATPSVTSTPPATFTTGNESQEQITLRNRCRNKEGGSGAQADPADPTRTGTLRLRTRPDTPAQDPHRSRDHQPDHPNHRPDHQATQQPYQAPQISPAPSAGPGTAAPAPAAASAPPAASDAPTAAEAAARAAAPMPRLFVLVDDFDALVSPALGSTGRPAAGSVVRALEAVARDGAALGVHLIAATGHPDRTEGTATAERATLRVQLGAVDDPGEDAPGSGSEPVPPGRGRLHRTADGTSVPFQAGRVTGRIPRTSTLRPTVVPLEWSRMGDPPARRPLRELGNGPTDLALLASALQRAAQSSGATPGQSLM, translated from the coding sequence ATGCAGATCCGGCTGACCGTCCTCGGGCCGCGCAGCGGCCACACCACGCGGGCCTGCGACGTCCTCGTGACGGCCCCCGCCGGCACCGCCCTGGCGACGGTGGCCGGCTCGCTCGCGGCGGCCGTGGCGGGCTCCGGCGCGGACGTCGGCACCACCGGCGGCAGCGCCCCCGTCGTGCTCTACGCCGGCACCGAGCGGCTCGACCCCCAGCGCGCGGCGCTCGGCGAGCCACCCCTGATCGACGGCGCGGTGCTCTCCCTCCAGGGCCCCGGCCCCGCCCCGGCCCACGGCCTGCCGCACGGCTCCGCCCAACTGCGCGTGGTCTCCGGCCCCGACGCCGGCGGCGTGCACCTGCTGCACGGCGGCCAGGTCCGCGTCGGCCGCTCCGCCGACGCCGACGTCCCCCTGGACGACCCCGACGTCTCCCGCCTGCACTGCGCCGTGACGGTCGAGCCCGACGGCGCCGTGTACGTCGCCGACCTGCGCTCCACCAACGGCACCGCCGTCGACGGCACCGAACTCGGCGACCTGGCCGTCCCGTTGCCGCCCGGCGTCCTGCTGCGCGTCGGCGAGTCCGCGCTGCGCCTCCAGGCCCCGCCGCGCACCCCGGAGGTGACCCTGACCGCCACCCCCGACGGCGAGGGCCACCTCCGGGTCGTCCCCGGAGGCATCGCCCCCGGGGCGGCGGCCACCGGGGAGACCGCGGCGGGCGTGCTGTACGCCGACGCCGGCCGGGCCCTGGACGACGGCAGCGGACCGACCACCGCCGCGCCCCAGGCGCTCGACCCGGACGGCCGCTTCGCGGGCGGCTCCCGGCGCCAGGAGACCCCGCTGCGCGGCTTTCCGGCCCCGGCGCCCGGTGACCACCGCGGCACGACGGACGCCCCGGAGGGGACCGACCCCCACGCCCCCGGGCAGACCGTGGACGGCCTGTTCCCACCCGCCGCCCCGGCCACGCCCCGCCAGGGCCCCGCCCCCACCGCCTACGGGCCGGACGCCACCGACGCCCCCGGCATGGCCTACGGGACGGGACACCCGACCGCGCCCACACCCCCCGGGACGGCCAACGGGCAGGAGGCCGCGGCCAGTTACCGCACCGACACCGGAGCGGGCTTCGACACCGCGCCCGCCGGTGGACAGACCCACGGCGGACAGCAATCCCTGGTCCCGCCGGACCCTGCGGGCACCCGTAAGTCCGGCCGGCGCGGCGGCCTCGGCGCCTGGGCGCGCCGCCTGGCCGGCGGCCGCCCCGCGGCGGAGGAGCCGCAGCAGGAGCCGGCGCCTCAGACCGCGTACCGCGACGCCGCCGGGACGGCCCCCGCGGACGACCAGGACCGCCCGGCCGCCGAGCCCCCCAGCGCGCCCTCCGCCCCCGCCGCACACGACCGCTGGCCGGACGCCGCCGGGATCCTACTCACCGCGCTAGGCCCGGGTCCCCGGCTCTGGGAGCGCGGCCCGGACCACCCGGACGCGTTCACCATCCGCCTGGGGACGGCCGAGCGGGACGGCGGTCGCACCGCCGCGCCGGTCGCCGTCGAGCTGCGTCGGGCCGGCGCCCTCGGGCTGGCGGGGCCGCGCGAGCGGCTGGTCGGGCTGGCCCGGTCCGCGGCCGCGCAGGTGGCCGCGCTGCACTCCCCCGGCGCGTTGGAGATCGTGCTGATCAGCACCGACCGGGCGCGCCCCGTCGAGGAGCGGGTGGCCGACTGGTCCTGGCTGGGCTGGCTGCCGCACGTCCGCCCGGCCCGCGGCCAGGACTGCCGACTGCTGCTCGCCTACGACAAGGAGCAGGCCGCGGCCCGCACGGCCGAACTGGTGCGGCGGCTGGACGACGGCCCATTGGGGCCCGGCTGGCCCAGTGCCGAGCGCGCCGAGGTGGCCGCGGTCGCCGCCCGCCACCAGGGGCCGCACACCCTGCTGATCGTGGACGGCGACCCCGGCTCGTCGGCGCTGCGCGAGACCACCGCGCGGCTGGCGGCGGGCGGCCCGGCGGCCGGCGTCCACGTCCTCTGCCTGGCCGAGACCCCGGCCGCCTCCCCCGCCTTCCCCCTGGCGGCGACGTACGAGGCGGCGCGGGCCGCGTCGCCGGCGTTCGGCGAGTGCGGGGCGGTGGCGGTGCTCAGCGGCGACGTCGCCACCGCCCTACGGGTGATCCAGCCGGGCTCCGGACCGAACGGCACGGTCGCGACCGTGGACGCGGTCTCCGCCGCCTGGGCCGAGCGGTTCGCGCGGGCGCTGGCGCCCCTACGGGAGGCCGAGGCGAGCGGCCGACCGGGCGGGCCGACCGCGCCGCGCGCCGCCATACCGCTGCCGGAATCGGCGCGGCTGCTGGACGAGTTGGGGCTCGCCCGGGCCACCCCCGCTTCCCTGATGGCCCGTTGGGCGGCCGCGCAGGACACCGACCGGCCCGGCGCCGCCGCGGTGCTCGGCGCCGGGCCGCACGGCCCCGTGGTCGCCGACCTCGCCGCCGACGGCGCCCATCTGCTCGTCGAGGGCGCGCCGGCCACCGGCAAGACGGAGCTGCTGCGGTCGCTCGCCGCGTCGCTGGCCGCCGCGGACCGCCCGGACCGGCTGTCGGTGGTGCTGGTGGACGGCACCGGCTCCGAGCGCGGCGAGGGCCTGCGCGCCTGCACCGAACTGCCGCACGTCACCACGCATTTGGCCGCCTCGGACCCGGTGCGGATGCGGGAGTTCGCCCAGGCGCTCTCCTCCGAACTGAAGCGGCGCGCCGAAATACTGGCCGGCACCCCCTTCTCCGAGTGGCGCACCAAGCACCTCCCGGCCCCGCGCATCATCGCCCCCCGCCGCTCCACCGAGGGCAGTTCCGCGCCCACTCCCTCGCCCTTCCCCACCGCCACGGCGAGCGCCTCAACGCCCCCGCCCGCGACCCCCTCCGTCACCTCAACCCCACCCGCCACTTTCACAACGGGTAACGAATCCCAGGAACAAATCACTCTCCGTAATCGTTGCCGGAACAAGGAAGGAGGCAGCGGCGCCCAGGCGGACCCCGCGGACCCCACCCGCACGGGCACCCTCCGCCTCCGCACCCGCCCGGACACCCCCGCGCAGGACCCCCATCGCTCCCGCGACCACCAACCAGACCACCCCAACCACCGCCCCGACCACCAGGCCACCCAACAGCCGTACCAGGCGCCGCAGATCAGCCCAGCCCCCTCCGCCGGACCCGGCACGGCCGCACCCGCACCCGCGGCCGCGTCCGCACCCCCGGCCGCATCGGACGCCCCAACGGCAGCCGAGGCAGCCGCCCGGGCCGCGGCGCCGATGCCCCGGCTCTTCGTCCTGGTCGACGACTTCGACGCGCTGGTCTCACCGGCGCTGGGCAGTACGGGCCGCCCGGCCGCCGGTTCCGTGGTGCGCGCCCTGGAGGCGGTGGCCCGGGACGGCGCGGCCCTGGGCGTGCACCTGATAGCCGCGACGGGGCACCCGGACCGCACGGAAGGCACCGCGACCGCCGAACGGGCCACCCTGCGCGTCCAGTTGGGCGCCGTCGACGACCCGGGCGAGGACGCGCCCGGCTCCGGCTCCGAGCCGGTACCGCCCGGCCGCGGGCGGCTGCACCGTACGGCGGACGGCACGTCCGTCCCGTTCCAGGCCGGCCGGGTCACCGGCCGGATACCACGCACGTCGACGCTGCGGCCGACCGTCGTGCCCCTGGAGTGGTCCCGGATGGGTGACCCGCCGGCCCGGCGCCCGCTGCGGGAGTTGGGCAACGGCCCGACGGACCTCGCCCTGCTGGCCAGCGCGCTCCAGCGGGCGGCGCAGTCCTCGGGAGCGACGCCGGGGCAGTCGTTGATGTGA
- a CDS encoding carbohydrate ABC transporter permease translates to MTSSIPAVEGAAAPAGHEVGRRARGGPSWVARWAARAGGGAVRVFLVLVGLFWLMPSVGLLISSLRSPAEIAESGWWRVFARPAQLTFDNYAALLSNGKVMGSLVTTAAITVPATVLVVVIGSLAGYAFAWLEFPGRDGWFMVVVGLLVVPVQVALIPVAKLFGAVGLFETTAGVVLFHTAFGLPFAVFLLRNFFAEIPRELLEAARLDGAGELRLFTRVVLPLGGPAIASLGIFQFLWVWNDMLIALIFADSGHPPITVALQQEVRQFGNNIDVLAPGAFLSMVVPLIVFFAFQRQFVSGVMAGAVK, encoded by the coding sequence ATGACCTCGTCGATCCCGGCCGTGGAGGGGGCCGCGGCGCCGGCCGGTCACGAGGTTGGTCGGCGGGCGCGCGGGGGTCCGTCATGGGTGGCGCGGTGGGCGGCGCGCGCCGGGGGCGGTGCGGTGCGGGTGTTTCTGGTGCTGGTGGGGCTGTTCTGGCTGATGCCATCGGTGGGGTTGCTGATCTCGTCGTTGCGCAGTCCGGCGGAGATCGCGGAGTCGGGCTGGTGGCGGGTGTTCGCCCGGCCCGCGCAGTTGACGTTCGACAACTACGCGGCGCTGCTGTCGAACGGGAAGGTGATGGGGTCGCTGGTGACCACGGCGGCGATCACCGTGCCGGCGACGGTGTTGGTGGTGGTGATCGGTTCGTTGGCGGGCTATGCCTTCGCGTGGCTGGAGTTCCCGGGGCGGGACGGCTGGTTCATGGTGGTGGTGGGGTTGTTGGTGGTGCCGGTGCAGGTGGCACTGATTCCGGTGGCGAAGCTGTTCGGTGCGGTGGGGTTGTTCGAGACGACGGCCGGGGTGGTGCTGTTCCACACGGCGTTCGGGCTGCCGTTCGCGGTGTTCCTGCTGCGGAACTTCTTCGCGGAGATCCCGCGGGAGCTGTTGGAGGCGGCGCGGCTGGACGGGGCGGGTGAACTGCGGTTGTTCACGCGGGTGGTGCTGCCGCTCGGCGGTCCGGCGATCGCGTCGTTGGGGATCTTCCAGTTCCTGTGGGTGTGGAACGACATGCTGATCGCGTTGATCTTCGCGGACAGCGGGCATCCGCCGATCACGGTGGCGTTGCAGCAGGAGGTGCGGCAGTTCGGCAACAACATCGACGTGCTGGCGCCGGGGGCGTTCCTGTCGATGGTGGTGCCGCTGATCGTCTTCTTCGCCTTCCAGCGGCAGTTCGTGTCGGGGGTGATGGCGGGCGCGGTGAAGTGA